The genomic stretch CGGTACCGGCGGTGCGCTCCGCACGTGAGGCTCCGGGCGTAGTCAGCACCTTCAGCAGATCATCCCGATGCCCTGGAAGCGCACGATAGACGGCAACCAGATACACCGCATCGGCGGTCTTCCCTGCCGAGTCGCCGGTGATGCCCATGGCGCGGGCAAACTCCTCCCAGGGCGGGCCGCTGACAAACGTGTCGCCATGCCAGATGCTCAGGTCGCGCGCGGAGGGAGGCATCGGAGTACCGGCGGCATCCACCGTGGCTTTGGTGCCCATGTGCTCGATAACCGCATAGTCCCAATCCTCACCGGATTGATGACGCAGGACCAGGAAATGCCCAGGCATCGGCGCCTTGGGGTCTGGAGTCTTCAGGTAGTCCGCTAGCGGCCCGGCCTTGCCAGGTGCGGCCTTGGTGATGTGGACATGGTAGACGTCCGTCCATGCGGCGTGCTGCGCGGGTGGGTCTTGCGCGTTGCAGATAGATGCGAGGAACAGCGAGGCAACAAAGAACGCGCCTGTGCTTTTCAAGGTAGTTCCCTCCAGATCTGATTTTTTTACCGGGGGAGACCGTGGGATGGGCCGAGAAGCGAAGTATCAATAGCAGGCGTACAGAGCGGTGTCAAGCTCTCGCGATGCGGGAGGCGGCGTCTCAGTTTTCTCCCCGTAGTTGATCCATCAAGCGGATCCTTCGCTTCGGGGATGAAGAAGGGGATCCTTCGCTTCGCTCAGGATGACAAGAATGTGGGCGAAGGATGATGAGGCACTATCCCTCAGGGGAGAGGGCGGCCAATCTCCCAATGGTGGCCGAAGGGATCGACGACCCGCCCCAGCCGCCAGCCGTACTCCTCATCTACCGGGAAGACCTCGGTTGCGCCCGCGTCGAGGGCTTGCGCAAAGACGGCATCGGGGTTCGCCACCGTCAGGATCATTCTCACAGAGCCGCCGCCGAGAGACTCAGGGCTGAAGTTGCCATTTTCGGGGGACTCGTCGCTGACCCAGAACTCCGCACCCTGCACGGAGAGCTTCGCTACCACCCCTCCTCCGGGAGTCTCCAGCCGATAGGCATCTGTGGCGCCGAAGGCGAATTTGTAGAACTCCACAGCCTGAGCGCTGTTCCGAACCGACAGCCAGGGCGCGATGGAGCATCGGAACGCATCCGCTGTTGGATCGAGGAACATCGCGCCTCCTAAGCGAAGGATGTTACACCATTCGTCAGGCCCCTTCGACACAGCCCTATCCCCTAGAATGGGGGCAAGCGCAGTGCTGAATGCGATACCCTAAGGAAACCGATGAATCGACTGCTTGCCTTTGCTGTTTTTCTGCTTCCCATGGCGGCGCTGGGGGAAAAGTCCGCATCGCCCGTTCCGCAGGGTACGCGCGCCACGGTGATTCGCGAGACGGTGGTCTACATATCCTCCGACACCTCCGCCCAGAAGGTTGGGCAGATGACCCCGGGGCGCGAGATGGTGATCGTGGAGCACAGCGGCAAATGGCTGCGCGTCTTTGCCAACACGGACGTGGAAGAGGCTCGCGACGCGGATGTTCCGCTCTTCGGGCAGGAGTCGGCTCCCCCTCCGGTTTCAGGATGGGTGCAGGATAAGGGTGTCCTGACAGCCGAGACGCCGAATGGTGACGCGATCCTGCTGGGCGAGGCTGCCACGAAAGAACTCCTGGCCAGCGAGCCGCACTCTCCTCCGCGCGCGGCGCTCGACGCACGCCTGCTCTATCGCCGGGTCAACGATTTCTATCCGCAATCGGCGTTGGCTCCGGAGGCGGCCTGGCGCGCCGCGGATATCCGCTGGCAGTTGGAGAAGGCCGATGCCATGTCGCGTCCGTCCGCTCACGAAAAGGAGAACTACCTGCGGGAGCAATTGGACGATGAGGAACTGAAAAAGATCGAGAAGAAGTATCCGCATAGCAAATGGTCCGACATGGCTGCTTTTCTGCAGATTGACAATAAGCTGTGCGGAGACTGGCAG from Acidisarcina sp. encodes the following:
- a CDS encoding VOC family protein, which codes for MFLDPTADAFRCSIAPWLSVRNSAQAVEFYKFAFGATDAYRLETPGGGVVAKLSVQGAEFWVSDESPENGNFSPESLGGGSVRMILTVANPDAVFAQALDAGATEVFPVDEEYGWRLGRVVDPFGHHWEIGRPLP